Proteins co-encoded in one Mercenaria mercenaria strain notata unplaced genomic scaffold, MADL_Memer_1 contig_860, whole genome shotgun sequence genomic window:
- the LOC128554908 gene encoding uncharacterized protein LOC128554908 → MAEGGGFNVSVRGSDAEFEYACTPCAEDGSNQEAVKYCPECKEYLCTACTKYHKKFSATKKHNLLEKDFQQHEHSFGTSEGAVKKRDKCATHAERDVEMYCRSHDMVYCALCIANDHRSCTDVFEIEEAVTRFSVQSGEIFVEKVESALKQMIEMKQNKDENIQTVGKQNKEIRMQVQQTKNKLFQHVEKLADETLKTVDTLHTSLIQELAKERDTVIKSITMLENCRRQLNSSGNFDKSEQFVKQKLQRVILSAAENLCNETCYFESKKITCKENNVLLDQIMSATSLVQVENNVCQKTSTLNVPPRVKSMGIVIQSVKESSDTTECNIVGICQLSDGTIILADCANRKIKRLDDQYRVSDHCDLEAGPTGICCTGINEVAVKLSNDKVQFVSAGAQMLKTIQFDIKGGAYFGFVRFADTLWSYNGNGADIYCKFGTLMKTLKNDSSGKQLFKSTTSRRVLPVASNKTSVYVSDMDNSVVCLDASENVNMMLTEPKLKQIKAACISSHGTVFVAGCLSHNIMMFGSDGKSLGELIASDQGIKYPQSLCYDSKKHKLVFGSLSNNISLIELSI, encoded by the exons ATGGCAGAAGGAGGTGGTTTCAATGTTTCAGTGCGGGGTTCTGATGCAGAATTTGAGTACGCGTGCACACCGTGCGCAGAAGACGGCAGCAATCAAGAAGCAGTGAAATACTGCCCGGAGTGTAAGGAATATCTTTGTACAGcttgtacaaaatatcataaaaagttTTCCGCAACGAAGAAACACAACCTGCTTGAAAAAGACTTCCAGCAGCACGAACATAGTTTTGGTACCAGTGAAGGAGCAGTGAAGAAAAGAGACAAATGCGCTACACATGCGGAACGAGATGTTGAGATGTACTGCCGTTCTCATGATATGGTATACTGTGCTCTATGCATTGCTAATGATCACAG GTCATGTACAGATGTGTTTGAAATTGAAGAGGCAGTCACCCGCTTTTCTGTACAGTCAGGCGAGATTTTTGTTGAAAAGGTTGAAAGTGCGTTGAAGCAAATGATTGAgatgaaacaaaacaaagatgAAAACATCCAAACGGTCGGGAAGCAAAATAAAGAGATACGGATGcaagtacaacaaacaaaaaataagctTTTTCAACACGTTGAAAAGCTTGCTGACGAAACATTAAAGACTGTAGACACTTTGCACACCAGTCTAATACAAGAGTTAGCAAAGGAGCGGGATACTGTAATTAAAAGTATTACAATGTTAGAAAACTGCAGACGACAACTGAATTCGTCGGGGAACTTTGATAAAAGCGAACAGTTTGTGAAACAAAAGCTACAAAGGGTTATATTGTCAGCTGCCGAAAACCTTTGTAACGAAACTTGTTACTTTGAATCAAAGAAAATCACATGCAAAGAGAATAATGTGTTGCTCGATCAAATCATGAGTGCTACGTCCCTGGTACAAGTAGAAAATAACGTGTGTCAGAAAACGTCAACCTTGAACGTACCACCAAGGGTTAAGTCGATGGGTATAGTGATACAATCTGTAAAGGAATCTTCGGATACGACAGAGTGTAACATTGTGGGTATCTGTCAGCTTTCAGATGGAACCATTATTCTGGCAGATTGCGCTAATAGGAAAATTAAGCGACTTGATGATCAGTACAGAGTCAGTGATCACTGTGACCTAGAAGCAGGTCCGACGGGAATATGTTGCACTGGCATAAATGAGGTAGCTGTGAAGTTGAGTAATGATAAGGTACAGTTTGTGTCAGCTGGTGctcagatgttaaaaacaattcAGTTTGATATTAAAGGCGGTGCTTATTTTGGATTCGTCAGATTTGCTGATACATTATGGAGTTATAATGGAAATGGTGCAGATATCTACTGCAAATTTGGCACGCTGATGAAGACCCTTAAGAATGATTCTTCCGGGAAACAGTTATTCAAATCAACAACATCGAGACGTGTACTCCCAGTCGCCAGTAATAAAACATCCGTGTATGTGTCCGACATGGATAACAGTGTTGTTTGTCTCGACGCTAGTGAGAATGTTAATATGATGCTGACAGAACCAAAGCTGAAACAGATAAAAGCTGCGTGTATATCCAGTCATGGTACTGTGTTTGTGGCAGGATGTTTATCGCATAATATCATGATGTTTGGAAGTGACGGCAAATCTCTGGGTGAATTAATAGCTTCCGACCAGGGCATCAAATATCCTCAGTCATTGTGTTACGATAGTAAAAAGCATAAACTGGTTTTCGGTTCTCTGAGCAACAATATTTCGCTGATAGAACTCAGTATTTGA